Genomic DNA from Cucumis melo cultivar AY chromosome 10, USDA_Cmelo_AY_1.0, whole genome shotgun sequence:
tattgtggCTGATCTGATCCAACTTCTCTCCTCCAGTTGCATAGTGTAAGAGTATGAACAAATCCAAATCAATTATAATATAACCTCCAAAAGAGAAAATTAACAAAAAGAATTTGCATctccttttttctcttttttgtttcCGGTGAATTTTTAATCTTCCTTTTCACTTTACCTTTTCAAAATCATTACAACTTTtttgtttcaatccataaacCAACTGTTTCTTCAGTTCATGTAATGTGTGGATCTCTGTGGGGGCTGTTGTCCATAGATCTtccttttttcttgttttaagtACAATGattgaacattttttttttttttttttttttttttacttttatgcAGTTTCCGTAAACTAGCTATTTCTTTTTCGGCAATGGCTGTTttggaaaagtttaattcattAGGTGATAATGACGATGAACAGGAATAAAGATGAAGCTAGTAAAAGGTAAAATCCCTAATTTCTTGTGTTTAGTGTATCTCTActgttctctttttttttcttcttttttttttttttttttgtcttgaTTTCTCTtaattcttccttttcttttatcctGATCCAGTGGTTGTCTACTGATCTCCATTTCTTGTTTCCACTGAAAAATCCTACACCGCCCTAGCTCAACTGCTTTGGCTTTTATTCAATTCTGACATTTCGAATCTATGGAGGAATCGTTAGTGGTGGATGTTCTAAACGACGAACATACGGTACACAGTTTGTTTGCCCTAAGTTTTGgataatatttttcaattatttttatactTGTTTGTTTCTGGATTTAGTGATTCAGTTTTTGTTTATAATTGAGGAATTATTGTGATGTTTTTGCTGTTTTGGAGTTGTTGCTTTACCGTTACTTGATTGAATCTGTAGTTAGATTTGGTTGTGGCTTCGTGTTGACAGGTGGAAGGGAATGCTTCGACGAAACCACTTCTTGAGGTTTCGGTTTCTTTTGGTAGATTTGAGAATGATTTATTGTCTTGGGAGAAATGGTCGACTTTCTCTCCTAATAAGTATTTGGAAGAAGTTGAGAAGTACGCAACTCCCGGATCTGTTGCTCAGAAGAGGGCTTACTTTGAAGCTCATTACAAGAAGATAGCGGATAGGAAGACTAAGTTACTGGAGCAAGAGAGGGAAATGGAATTTAATACTACTGTATCGAATGGTGGAGCAGATCTGATGGATCATAGTGAAAGGGCTGATTCTGAATCCGAGACGTCCAACCACCATGTTTCTGTTGAAGAAGTTGACCAAAGCACGATGTTGACTGGTGAAGTCAGTAGTAGTGTTTATCATGAAGTGGTGAAGAATGATGTTGAAAGTAATGTAGAATGTGAAAGCTTACCAGATGGTGAAAAGGAAGAGCCTGAAGGCAAATTTGATTGTGTTGGTTCCGACTCCGAGATACGTAAACAAGAAGAGGTTGTAGTGAAAGAAGTAGAAACTCCTACTCCTCCGGTTGAATCATCTCAAACTACGAAGGAAACTCCACAAAAATCGGTAAATAAAGTATCAGCAATATCTAAAGTCAAACAGCAGATTCTGAAACCAAATCGACCAAAAGAATCTAAGAAGGTGATGTAACCTATTATGTACTATTGTTTAGAGTTACTAGGTTTGGATTCACTGACTTCAATTTTTCTCCTTTTGTTTGTGCAGACCACTCCAATAGTTAAGGAACGAAACAGTGCAGGTGTCAAGAAGAAACCGGTATCGTCCACAGCCAAAGCACCCCAGACTTTGACCCCCAAGCTCTCGAAGACAACACCAGGACCCACCACACCTGCAGCGCGGTCTTCTGTGTTACGGTCCTCTGTAAACAAGGGAAGTAATTCATCTCTATTAAGGAGCCGGAATCCATCTTCCGTTGAAAGCAAGAAAGTAGCGCCTAAGTCTCTGCATATGTCTCTTAGTCTGGGAACTCCCAACTCTGATCCATCTTCTGTTAACGGAATTAGAAGATCTTTCATCATGGAGAAAATGGGCGACAAGGACATCGTAAAACGGGCATTTAAGACATTTCAGAACAGTTTGAACCAAATGAAATCGTCTCCTCAGGAGGAGAAGTCTTCTGCTCCAAAGATGGTTAGATCTTCTTGCTATTCCAGATGCAAATAAATCTAGAACTGCCTATCTAATTTGTATTGATTGAGCAACGGGATTGTTTTATCTATTATCAATTTTGTCATTGATTGAAAGTGTCCTTACTTCTCAATGCTATGGACAGGTTCCTgcgaaagagagagaaacaacAAAAATCTCAACTTCCGTGGCTGCTAAAAAGGAGAATGGAGGGTACTCTTTTATATTAGATAACAACTGAATTTTTAGCTGCTTTGCTTGTATG
This window encodes:
- the LOC103489047 gene encoding protein WVD2-like 7 produces the protein MEESLVVDVLNDEHTVEGNASTKPLLEVSVSFGRFENDLLSWEKWSTFSPNKYLEEVEKYATPGSVAQKRAYFEAHYKKIADRKTKLLEQEREMEFNTTVSNGGADLMDHSERADSESETSNHHVSVEEVDQSTMLTGEVSSSVYHEVVKNDVESNVECESLPDGEKEEPEGKFDCVGSDSEIRKQEEVVVKEVETPTPPVESSQTTKETPQKSVNKVSAISKVKQQILKPNRPKESKKTTPIVKERNSAGVKKKPVSSTAKAPQTLTPKLSKTTPGPTTPAARSSVLRSSVNKGSNSSLLRSRNPSSVESKKVAPKSLHMSLSLGTPNSDPSSVNGIRRSFIMEKMGDKDIVKRAFKTFQNSLNQMKSSPQEEKSSAPKMVPAKERETTKISTSVAAKKENGGMHKLSGTIRGADNKTARVAPSQKLEGKVNAKVIGRTNLQSKSKVAPSQKMEEKFNAREGGRTNLLSKSKDASRNGLRS